In Myxocyprinus asiaticus isolate MX2 ecotype Aquarium Trade chromosome 8, UBuf_Myxa_2, whole genome shotgun sequence, a single genomic region encodes these proteins:
- the LOC127445507 gene encoding uncharacterized protein DDB_G0271670-like isoform X1 yields the protein MKMLAVLTLVLLVSSISEGRILSKCELKGKLKVVRFPVIKAKGEKITVEDLIARLVCKASASAFNTNFVKTITINHEENKSTISSTSSSTTRPTSSSTSRPISSSTTRPTSSSTTRPISSSTTKPTSRSTSRPISSSTTSFTSSSTSSSTSRPISSSTTKPTSRSTSRPISSSTTKPTSSSTSRPISSSTSRPISSSTSRPISSSTTKPTSSSTSSSTSRPISSSTSRPISSSTSRPISSSTSRPISSSTTSFASSSTTKPTSSSTTRPTSTTVSWIISSSTSWPNSSPTSSPTPSSTSNIINPTTSPRSNLINPSPSSTSIMTSPTSSSISNSSSRSNSSSSSSPSSKPNSNSSRRSTSNPNSNSSRRPNSNPNSNSSRRSTSNPNSNSSRRPNSNPNSNSSRRPNSNPNSNFSSRPILGTALGKSRIVRRHIPNRKPMEPIHEKKEKWPVVWRLFGVFQLSELLACDSGMMPSLNVCKMNCTALIDNDITDDIACLKTLISSVKPNPKDTPSGITLPLNMLETLFVKECHSVVPSRYFAECV from the exons ATGAAGATGTTGGCCGTGTTGACTCTCGTTCTGCTGGTGTCCAGTATCAGTGAGGGACGGATTCTTAGTAAATGTGAGCTGAAGGGCAAGCTGAAAGTGGTACGGTTTCCAGTGATTAAAGCCAAAGGAGAAAAAATTACTGTGGAAGATCTCATCGCCAGAT TGGTCTGCAAAGCCAGTgcttcggctttcaacaccaacTTTGTCAAAACCATCACAATCAATCATGAGGAGAACAAGTCCACCATAAGTTCCACCTCAAGCTCCACCACAAGgcccacctcaagctccaccTCAAGGCCCATCTCAAGCTCCACCACAAGgcccacctcaagctccaccACAAGGCCCATCTCAAGCTCCACCACAAAGCCCACCTCAAGATCCACCTCAAGGCCCATCTCAAGCTCCACCACAAGCTTTACCTCAAGCTCCACCTCAAGCTCCACCTCAAGGCCCATCTCAAGCTCCACCACAAAGCCCACCTCAAGATCCACCTCAAGGCCCATCTCAAGCTCCACCACAAAgcccacctcaagctccaccTCAAGGCCCATCTCAAGCTCCACCTCAAGGCCCATCTCAAGCTCCACCTCAAGGCCCATCTCAAGCTCCACCACAAAgcccacctcaagctccaccTCAAGCTCCACCTCAAGGCCCATCTCAAGCTCCACCTCAAGGCCCATCTCAAGCTCCACCTCAAGGCCCATCTCAAGCTCCACCTCAAGGCCCATCTCAAGCTCCACTACAAGCTTTGCCTCAAGCTCCACCACAAAgcccacctcaagctccaccACAAGGCCTACCTCAACCACCGTCTCATGGATCATCTCTAGCTCCACTTCTTGGCCCAACTCAAGCCCCACCTCAAGCCCCACCCCAAGCTCCACCTCAAACATCATAAACCCCACCACAAGCCCCAGATCAAACCTCATAAACCCCAGCCCAAGCTCCACCTCAATCATGACAAGCCCCACTTCAAGCTCCATTTCAAACTCATCCTCAAGGTCTAACTCAAGCTCCTCTTCAAGCCCCAGTTCAAAACCCAATTCAAACTCCTCCCGAAGGTCCACCTCAAATCCCAATTCAAACTCCTCCCGAAGGCCCAACTCAAACCCCAATTCAAACTCCTCCCGAAGGTCCACCTCAAACCCCAATTCAAACTCCTCCCGAAGGCCCAACTCAAACCCCAATTCAAACTCCTCCCGAAGGCCCAACTCAAACCCCAATTCAAACTTTTCTTCAAGGCCCATCTTAGGCACTGCCTTAGGCAAGTCCCGTATTGTCCGCCGTCACATCCCCAATCGAAAACCCATGGAACCCATCCATGAGAAGAAGGAGAAGTGGCCTGTCGTCTGGCGCCTGTTTGGAGTGTTTCAGCTCAGTGAGCTGTTGGCCTGTGATTCTGGTATGATGCCATCTCTCAATGTTTGCAAAATGAACTGCACTG CTTTGATTGATAATGACATCACAGATGACATTGCCTGTCTGAAGACCCTCATAAGCAGCGT GAAACCTAATCCCAAAGACACACCCTCTGGTATTACTCTTCCACTTAATAT GTTGGAGACACTGTTTGTGAAGGAGTGTCACTCTGTTGTTCCCTCTCGGTATTTTGCTGAGTGTGTTTAA